GGTGAATTTGGCGTACTTAACGGACATACTCCTTTTCTGACATCTTTGAACATAGGCGCTCTTAAGTTTGTGGATGAAGCAGGTAACGACAGACTGGTTTTTATTGGAGGAGGCTTTGCCGAAGCTCTTCCAGACAAAGTGACCATTCTTGCCGAGTCAGCAGAACGCCGCCGTGAGATAGATGTCGCAAGGGCTAAGGCTGCCTATGAAAGGGCTATGCAAAGATTTGAACAGCCCACAATGAACCAGGATACAATCGATATTCTAAGGGCT
This genomic interval from Desulforegula conservatrix Mb1Pa contains the following:
- a CDS encoding F0F1 ATP synthase subunit epsilon, which codes for MSANIRLVVVTPEKIVIDEDARIVMAPGSLGEFGVLNGHTPFLTSLNIGALKFVDEAGNDRLVFIGGGFAEALPDKVTILAESAERRREIDVARAKAAYERAMQRFEQPTMNQDTIDILRAKASMLRALTRINIIEGRVV